TCTCAGGCGAAGAGCCTATGAGGCTGTAATCGAGAAAATCAAGGAGAAACATATAGGGTGATGGGTTTACTACCCTTAACGCCCTGTAAAGGCTTAGGTTGTCGGTAGAAATCTCCATTGTAAACCTTTGAGATAAAACTACTTGGATTACATCACCGGCAATTATATATTCCTTTGCCCGCGATACCATCTCTTCAAATTCTTCCTTGGTTGTATTGCTGTCCATCATCCTTACGGATAATTTGCCTTCTTTGTTGAAGGCAAGGGATGAACGTACTATACCCTGGAGTTCATCAAGCTCTGCAACACCGCGTGCATAGCTCTCCTGCATGTTCTCGTGTTTGTCTGCATTCTGGAATACAAAAAGCGTCATTCTTCGTGTATAATTGTCGAAGATGACGAGTTTTTTTGGAAATATGAAATACATATCAAAGACATCAAGGACACGTTTATTCGTATCCGGGATTTTCTCAAAGAATTTGACTACATCATACCCAACATAACCCACAGTACCTCCGCAGCATGCAATGCTGTCGGAAAAACCGAATCCCTTGAATTTGTTCATGATTTCCTTAAGCTCTAAAAAAGGGTTATTGCTTTCAAATGTATCTTCAATGAGGCCGCTTAAAAACACCTTTTTGCCGAGGCTCTTGAACACAAGGAATGGTTCGAAACCTATAAAAGAGAACCTGCCGAGCTTTTCTTTGGCCTCTACGCTTTCGAGCAGGAAAGACGGGGACAACGGATATGCATGCTTCAATTTCATATAACATGACAGCGGGGTATCGAGGTCTGCAAGTATCTCCCTGAAAAAGGGGAGCACATCATCCGTTTCAGCCTGTTTTAAAAATTCATTGTAAGTCATGGATTTTTCATTCATAAACGCCCTCTCTTGATAACATATTTTCTCTTAATCGCAGGAAAAACGTCTCCATCTCTTCGTGGTCCCTTTCCCTGATAATGTGTTTCAGATATTCCAGCTTTGCCGTGACCCTGTCCAACTCGGCTAAGGAATAGGGATTAAACAGTATCTCTGTAAGTAGATGATCATCCTCGGATAAAAGTCCTTGTGCGATCCGCATATGCTTGGAGAAGGTGGTTCCGGGGACAGCGCCTTTGTCGATGCATGAGGCAAAGGCAATTGAAGAAATAAAGGGAAGTGTAAGGGAATAGGCCATCATCCTGTCGTGCTCGTCAAATGAATATTCAAAGATATTTACATTTAGTCTTTCGAATAACGTACTGAAAAACCAGGCACCTTTTTTATCAGACCCGCTTATGATGATTGCGCTTTCCTCTTTAAGTGCTTTCATATCGGTAAAGGTAGGGCCGAACATGGGGTGTACAGATACGAATCTGAACAGGCTCTGTTCGTAGTAACCGGCTATTTCTCCCTTTATCGATGCAAGATCGCCGATAATGCAGTTTTTGGAAATATGCAGCACAGCCTTTTCAAAAGCTGAAACGGTATTTTGGAGGCTCACGGCATTGATCAGGAGTTCGGGGTCAAACAAGGCAATCTCCTGTATACGGGGGAGCGCTGTTATGCTTTTTCCTCCAAGGCCGTTTAACTTCGTTTCGTCCGTATCATAAATTGCTATATCATGATCCCCGGATGATTCCCTTGCAAGCCATGAACCCATTTTACCGGCACCCAGAATGACGATTCTCATTGTATTGCTCCTTTATAAGATTTGTAACATCCGAGAAATTTAAAACTCGTTGTCTCTTTTTGCACTTCTTCAAGGGCATCCACTACCCTGCCCTCTTTGTCCGATCCTTCAAAATCAGTGAAAAACACATAGTTTCCCGGATCGTTTTTTATAGGTCTCGACTCTATCCTTGTAAGGTTTATCCTTTTGTCGGAAAATGCCTTCAGGACGGAAAACAGACCGCCTGTCTCATGTTTTACAGAAAATATTATTGAACATTTATCTCCA
The sequence above is a segment of the Pseudomonadota bacterium genome. Coding sequences within it:
- the trpE gene encoding anthranilate synthase component I — translated: MNEKSMTYNEFLKQAETDDVLPFFREILADLDTPLSCYMKLKHAYPLSPSFLLESVEAKEKLGRFSFIGFEPFLVFKSLGKKVFLSGLIEDTFESNNPFLELKEIMNKFKGFGFSDSIACCGGTVGYVGYDVVKFFEKIPDTNKRVLDVFDMYFIFPKKLVIFDNYTRRMTLFVFQNADKHENMQESYARGVAELDELQGIVRSSLAFNKEGKLSVRMMDSNTTKEEFEEMVSRAKEYIIAGDVIQVVLSQRFTMEISTDNLSLYRALRVVNPSPYMFLLDFLDYSLIGSSPETLVKLENGEVEVRPIAGTRRRGKDRDEDELLAKELLSDEKEVAEHTMLVDLGRNDVGRIAVTGSVSVPEFMGIEKYSHVMHIVSSVKGRVKDGMDAFDVFRATFPAGTVAGAPKIRAMEIIEELEKDKREFYAGCVGYFAYNGNMDFCITIRTLLKKQNKVYIQAGAGIVADSVPENEYMETIHKSQALVKSIMELKEIID
- a CDS encoding prephenate dehydrogenase/arogenate dehydrogenase family protein, which translates into the protein MRIVILGAGKMGSWLARESSGDHDIAIYDTDETKLNGLGGKSITALPRIQEIALFDPELLINAVSLQNTVSAFEKAVLHISKNCIIGDLASIKGEIAGYYEQSLFRFVSVHPMFGPTFTDMKALKEESAIIISGSDKKGAWFFSTLFERLNVNIFEYSFDEHDRMMAYSLTLPFISSIAFASCIDKGAVPGTTFSKHMRIAQGLLSEDDHLLTEILFNPYSLAELDRVTAKLEYLKHIIRERDHEEMETFFLRLRENMLSREGVYE